The following are encoded together in the Dickeya lacustris genome:
- a CDS encoding methyl-accepting chemotaxis protein — protein MLNRVKVVTGLIIVLGLFIFLQVISGGLFFNALKSDRDIFTTTRVINQQKSELESTWSYLLQTRNTLNRAGTRYAMDAAGGVSGGVSAKELIELAKKQLVIANTHFANYEKIPYTSKQDPAVAQVIKENYTALNNALSDLIVFISNGRLKEFFDQPTQSFQDKFEKAYYSYKDSYDKVYADAVEENNSAYSTALWLLVSVAILVVVISLIVWVGINRSLIHPLHNLIEHIRHMARGDLTSRIDFHGTNEMGMLADSLRHMQTEFVTTVSAVRQGAEAIDTGASEISAGNNDLSSRTEQQAAALEETAASMEQLTSTVKLNADNARQASQLARSASETAQKGGKVVDNVVKTMHNIAGSSQKIADITSVIDGIAFQTNILALNAAVEAARAGEQGRGFAVVAGEVRSLAQRSAQAAKEIKSLIDDSVSKVQEGSVLVESAGETMGEIVSAVTRVTDIMGEIASASEEQSRGIDQVGQAVTEMDRVTQQNAALVEESASAAIALEEQVRILNQAVAVFRLSEENNKPRRVAAPVSASSRPALLPTSTAKGKSVKHEKSADNWEKF, from the coding sequence ATGCTGAATCGTGTAAAGGTTGTAACAGGGCTCATTATTGTTCTCGGGCTATTTATTTTTCTGCAAGTTATTTCCGGTGGGTTGTTTTTTAATGCGCTTAAATCGGATCGTGATATTTTTACAACGACCCGCGTAATTAATCAGCAGAAATCAGAGCTGGAGTCTACCTGGTCATATTTATTACAGACTCGTAATACGCTCAACCGTGCGGGCACTCGCTATGCGATGGATGCCGCAGGTGGCGTTTCAGGCGGCGTTTCAGCTAAAGAATTGATTGAATTAGCTAAAAAACAGTTGGTTATTGCCAACACGCATTTTGCTAATTATGAAAAAATTCCTTATACCAGCAAGCAGGATCCTGCTGTCGCTCAAGTCATAAAAGAAAATTATACTGCGCTCAATAATGCGTTAAGCGATCTGATTGTTTTCATTTCTAATGGCCGCCTGAAAGAGTTTTTTGACCAGCCCACTCAAAGTTTCCAGGACAAGTTTGAAAAGGCCTATTACTCTTATAAAGACTCTTATGACAAAGTGTATGCTGATGCGGTTGAAGAGAATAATTCAGCCTATTCAACGGCGCTGTGGTTACTGGTAAGCGTTGCTATATTGGTTGTTGTGATATCGCTGATTGTATGGGTGGGTATCAATCGTTCGTTAATTCATCCATTGCATAATCTGATTGAGCATATCCGCCATATGGCGCGGGGCGATTTGACGTCTCGTATTGATTTTCATGGGACGAATGAGATGGGCATGCTTGCCGACAGCCTACGTCACATGCAAACCGAATTTGTGACAACGGTAAGCGCGGTACGCCAGGGTGCAGAAGCTATTGACACCGGTGCTTCGGAAATTAGCGCGGGCAATAACGATCTGTCATCAAGAACTGAACAACAAGCTGCTGCGCTGGAAGAAACTGCGGCCAGCATGGAACAACTCACGTCGACGGTAAAACTGAACGCCGACAACGCACGTCAGGCGAGCCAGCTTGCACGCAGTGCTTCTGAAACTGCGCAAAAAGGCGGCAAGGTTGTCGATAATGTAGTGAAGACCATGCATAACATTGCCGGTAGCTCGCAGAAAATTGCTGATATTACCAGCGTAATTGACGGTATTGCTTTCCAAACCAATATTCTGGCGCTGAATGCTGCGGTTGAAGCAGCACGTGCTGGCGAGCAGGGGCGCGGTTTTGCGGTGGTTGCTGGAGAAGTTCGTAGTCTTGCGCAGCGCAGCGCCCAGGCAGCCAAAGAGATAAAATCGTTAATTGATGACTCCGTTAGTAAGGTTCAGGAAGGCTCGGTGTTGGTAGAAAGTGCCGGTGAGACCATGGGTGAGATTGTGAGTGCTGTTACCCGTGTTACCGATATCATGGGGGAGATCGCTTCTGCATCGGAAGAGCAGAGTCGTGGTATCGATCAGGTTGGTCAGGCTGTCACAGAGATGGATCGTGTTACTCAGCAGAATGCGGCGTTGGTAGAAGAGTCAGCATCGGCGGCTATTGCTCTGGAAGAACAGGTTCGTATTTTGAATCAGGCCGTCGCCGTCTTCCGATTGTCGGAAGAGAATAATAAACCTCGGCGAGTTGCTGCTCCGGTTAGTGCATCATCCAGACCGGCCTTACTGCCCACATCAACCGCCAAGGGTAAGTCTGTCAAGCATGAGAAAAGCGCAGACAATTGGGAAAAATTCTAA
- the cheZ gene encoding protein phosphatase CheZ, whose amino-acid sequence MNPHPMPINDHASATEIISRIGQLTRMLRDSLKELGLDHAIAEAAEAIPDARDRLDYVVQMTAQAAERALSCVEAAQPRQNQMEEEAKSLKGRWDQWFENPIELAEARELVTDTRSYLESVPDHTSFTNAQLLEIMMAQDFQDLTGQVIKRMMDVVQEIEKQLLMVLLENIPEKPSEARRANEGLLNGPQVDKTATGIVSNQDQVDDLLDSLGF is encoded by the coding sequence ATGAATCCACATCCGATGCCCATTAATGATCATGCATCTGCCACAGAGATTATTTCTCGTATCGGGCAGTTAACGCGTATGCTGCGTGATAGCCTGAAAGAGCTTGGCTTAGATCATGCTATTGCGGAAGCGGCGGAAGCCATCCCAGATGCTCGTGATCGTCTTGACTATGTTGTACAGATGACCGCTCAGGCGGCAGAGCGTGCGTTAAGTTGTGTTGAGGCCGCGCAACCTCGACAGAATCAAATGGAAGAAGAAGCCAAATCCCTGAAAGGCCGTTGGGATCAATGGTTTGAAAATCCTATTGAGCTTGCTGAAGCACGAGAACTGGTAACGGATACTCGTAGCTACCTTGAATCGGTTCCCGATCATACGTCGTTTACCAATGCTCAGTTGCTGGAAATCATGATGGCTCAGGATTTCCAGGATTTAACTGGGCAAGTCATCAAGCGTATGATGGATGTCGTTCAGGAGATCGAAAAACAATTGTTGATGGTATTGCTGGAAAATATTCCAGAAAAACCATCAGAAGCTCGTCGTGCAAACGAAGGCCTGCTAAACGGCCCTCAGGTTGATAAAACAGCGACAGGTATTGTCTCTAACCAAGACCAGGTTGACGATTTGCTGGATAGCTTGGGCTTCTGA
- the flhB gene encoding flagellar biosynthesis protein FlhB has translation MADDSDLEKTEAPTPQRTEKAREEGQIPRSRELTSLFMLIAGLAILWGTGANMARKLSEMLAKGLIFDHNLISDERLFISHIGTLIEQVVFALIPLLFGLVVVALAAPILLGGLIFSTKSISFDFGKMNPLSGLKRMFSTHVVAELFKAILKAVIVGCITCWFLWHSWNDMLHLVSEPLANAIKDALNIALLCCFWVILGLFPMVAFDVFWQIWSHIKRLRMSKQEIRDEYKEHEGDPHIKGRIRQQQRAIAQRRMMADVPKADVIVTNPTHYAVALKYDDKKMQAPKVLAKGTNLIALRIRELGTEHRIPILEAPPLARALYRHTEIGQQIPTGLYAAVAEVLSWVYQLKRWKREGGLIPRKPKNLPVPDALDFAKEKTTDG, from the coding sequence GTGGCAGATGATAGTGATCTGGAGAAAACAGAAGCTCCCACACCCCAACGAACGGAGAAAGCTCGCGAAGAGGGGCAGATCCCCCGATCGAGGGAACTGACATCGCTTTTCATGTTGATTGCCGGGTTGGCCATTTTGTGGGGAACTGGTGCCAACATGGCTAGAAAATTGTCTGAAATGTTGGCGAAAGGGCTGATATTTGACCATAACCTCATCAGCGATGAGCGTTTATTTATTTCTCATATAGGAACACTCATTGAGCAGGTTGTTTTTGCGCTCATTCCTCTTCTTTTCGGCCTTGTGGTTGTCGCATTAGCGGCTCCTATTCTGCTTGGCGGGCTTATTTTTAGCACTAAATCCATCAGTTTTGATTTCGGAAAAATGAACCCGTTATCTGGACTAAAACGCATGTTTTCAACGCATGTGGTTGCAGAATTATTTAAAGCGATTTTAAAAGCGGTGATTGTTGGGTGCATAACGTGTTGGTTTCTTTGGCACAGTTGGAACGACATGCTGCACCTTGTTTCTGAACCGCTGGCGAATGCCATAAAGGATGCGCTGAATATTGCGTTGCTCTGTTGCTTTTGGGTTATCCTAGGCCTCTTTCCTATGGTTGCTTTTGACGTATTTTGGCAGATATGGAGCCATATCAAACGATTGCGCATGAGCAAGCAGGAAATTCGTGATGAATACAAAGAGCATGAGGGCGATCCTCATATCAAGGGGCGCATTAGGCAACAGCAGCGTGCTATCGCTCAACGCCGGATGATGGCGGATGTGCCGAAAGCAGATGTTATCGTTACTAACCCAACGCATTATGCGGTTGCGTTAAAATATGACGATAAAAAAATGCAGGCACCGAAAGTGCTGGCTAAAGGAACGAATTTAATCGCTTTACGTATTCGTGAATTGGGTACCGAGCATCGTATCCCGATTCTTGAGGCACCGCCGTTAGCGCGCGCGCTTTATCGCCATACAGAAATTGGGCAGCAAATTCCTACCGGATTGTATGCTGCCGTTGCTGAGGTACTGTCGTGGGTCTATCAACTTAAACGTTGGAAACGAGAAGGCGGCTTGATTCCGCGTAAACCTAAAAACTTACCTGTGCCGGATGCACTGGATTTTGCTAAAGAGAAAACAACCGATGGCTAA
- the flhA gene encoding flagellar biosynthesis protein FlhA — protein sequence MANLASWLRLPGNMKGSQWQALAGPILILLILSMMVLPLPPFILDLLFTFNIALSIMVLLVAMFTQRTLDFAAFPTILLFSTLLRLSLNVASTRIILMEGHTGAAAAGRVVEAFGHFLVGGNFAIGIVVFIILVLINFMVITKGAGRIAEVGARFTLDGMPGKQMAIDADLNAGLIGEDEAKKRRSEVTQEADFYGSMDGASKFVRGDAIAGLMIMAINVIGGLLVGVVQHDMVLGQAVENYTLLTIGDGLVAQIPALVISTAAGVIVTRVGTNQDVGQQMVTQLFNNPRVMILSAAVLGLIGLVPGMPNFVFLLFTGILLGLAWWMKKGESRAEFESAQTASAVPTAPPIVEASWSDVQLEDPLGMEVGYRLIPMVDFQQNGELLGRIRSIRKKFAQEMGFLPPVVHIRDNLDLQPASYRILMKGVEIGSGEAHPGRWMAINPGNAVGTLAGDATKDPAFGLPAVWIDTSLKEQAQIQGYTVVEASTVVATHLNHLLSLHASELFGRQEAQQLMDRVSQEMPKLTEDFIPGVVTLTTLHKVLQNLLSEQVSIRDMRTVIETLSEHAPVQNDPYELTTAVRIALGRAITQQWFPGDTELQVIGLDSALERLLLQALQGGGGLEPGLSDRLLTQAQQALQRQEILGAPPVLLVNHALRGLLSRFLRRSLPQVAVLSNLEITDSRQIRMTSMIGESS from the coding sequence ATGGCTAACTTGGCCTCTTGGCTTCGCCTACCAGGCAATATGAAAGGTTCACAGTGGCAGGCTCTCGCTGGGCCTATTTTGATCTTGCTTATCCTATCAATGATGGTTTTGCCGTTACCGCCATTCATTCTGGATTTGCTGTTTACCTTTAATATTGCGCTTTCCATTATGGTTCTGCTGGTCGCAATGTTCACCCAGCGTACACTGGATTTTGCCGCATTCCCGACGATATTGCTGTTCTCTACATTATTACGATTATCGCTCAACGTTGCCTCAACCCGTATTATTTTAATGGAAGGGCATACTGGTGCGGCGGCGGCAGGGCGTGTTGTTGAAGCCTTTGGCCATTTTCTGGTCGGCGGTAATTTTGCAATTGGTATCGTGGTGTTCATCATCCTGGTGTTAATCAACTTCATGGTTATCACCAAGGGTGCCGGTCGTATTGCGGAAGTTGGTGCCCGTTTTACATTGGATGGCATGCCTGGCAAGCAAATGGCGATTGATGCTGATCTCAACGCCGGCTTGATTGGTGAGGACGAAGCGAAAAAGCGTCGTTCTGAGGTTACTCAGGAAGCGGACTTTTATGGCTCAATGGATGGTGCCAGTAAGTTTGTGCGTGGTGATGCGATAGCGGGCCTCATGATCATGGCGATTAACGTCATTGGCGGCCTTTTGGTTGGTGTGGTTCAACATGACATGGTGTTAGGTCAGGCGGTAGAAAACTATACGCTGTTGACCATCGGTGATGGTTTGGTCGCCCAAATCCCCGCATTGGTTATCTCTACTGCCGCTGGTGTTATCGTTACGCGCGTGGGCACGAATCAGGATGTCGGGCAGCAAATGGTAACACAGCTGTTCAATAACCCTCGAGTCATGATCCTCAGTGCCGCAGTCCTGGGATTGATTGGTTTAGTCCCAGGTATGCCTAACTTTGTCTTTTTACTTTTTACCGGCATTTTATTGGGTTTAGCCTGGTGGATGAAAAAAGGTGAGAGCCGAGCTGAATTTGAGTCGGCACAAACCGCATCGGCTGTACCTACAGCGCCACCGATAGTAGAAGCCAGTTGGTCAGACGTGCAATTAGAAGACCCATTAGGCATGGAAGTGGGATATCGACTCATACCCATGGTGGATTTCCAGCAAAATGGCGAGCTTTTGGGGCGTATACGGAGTATCCGTAAAAAATTCGCCCAAGAAATGGGGTTCCTGCCTCCTGTTGTGCATATTCGCGATAATCTGGACTTACAGCCTGCAAGCTATCGTATCTTAATGAAAGGCGTTGAGATTGGCAGTGGTGAGGCCCATCCTGGACGCTGGATGGCGATTAACCCCGGCAATGCGGTTGGTACGTTGGCTGGCGATGCGACTAAAGATCCCGCTTTCGGGCTGCCAGCCGTTTGGATAGACACGTCTTTGAAAGAACAGGCGCAGATCCAAGGGTATACTGTTGTTGAGGCCAGTACGGTCGTTGCAACCCACTTAAACCATTTACTGAGCCTGCATGCAAGCGAGCTATTTGGTCGTCAGGAAGCGCAGCAACTGATGGATCGTGTTTCGCAAGAGATGCCTAAATTAACAGAAGACTTTATCCCGGGCGTGGTCACATTAACGACGTTGCATAAAGTGTTGCAGAATTTGTTAAGTGAACAGGTTTCTATCCGCGATATGCGCACTGTGATTGAAACATTGTCAGAGCACGCTCCGGTGCAAAATGACCCTTACGAATTGACGACCGCCGTGCGTATCGCTCTCGGTCGCGCAATTACTCAACAATGGTTTCCTGGTGATACAGAATTGCAGGTTATCGGCCTTGATAGCGCACTAGAGCGATTATTATTGCAGGCCTTGCAAGGCGGCGGTGGGCTGGAACCGGGATTGAGTGACCGACTGCTCACTCAGGCACAGCAGGCGTTGCAGCGCCAGGAAATTCTGGGGGCGCCTCCCGTCTTGCTAGTCAATCATGCATTGAGGGGGCTGTTATCGCGCTTTCTTCGTCGCAGTCTGCCACAGGTTGCCGTGTTATCTAATCTTGAAATCACGGATAGCCGCCAGATAAGAATGACATCAATGATTGGTGAGTCGTCTTGA
- the cheR gene encoding protein-glutamate O-methyltransferase CheR has protein sequence MKNTPSPNRSGSTSILSQMVERLPLSDVHFRRISQLIYQRAGIVLADHKREMVYNRLVRRLRLLGINDFGQYLALLESDQNSAEWQAFINALTTNLTAFFREAHHFPILADHARKRQGGYSIWCAAASTGEEPYSLAMTLAEVYGDRASNCQITATDIDTQVLEKASAGVYRQEDLRSLSPQQMQRFFLRGTGPHSGLVRVRPELASMIHFQQVNLLAPEWSLPAPFDAIFCRNVMIYFDKETQERILRRFVPLLKPGGLLFAGHSENFSQISREFYLRGQTVYGLAKER, from the coding sequence ATGAAGAATACACCATCGCCAAATCGTTCAGGTTCTACATCCATTTTGAGTCAGATGGTTGAACGGTTACCGCTGTCTGATGTTCATTTTCGGCGTATCAGCCAGCTTATTTATCAGCGTGCTGGTATCGTGCTGGCAGATCATAAGCGAGAAATGGTTTATAACCGTCTTGTCAGGCGGTTGCGTTTATTGGGCATTAATGACTTTGGGCAATATCTGGCCTTACTTGAGTCCGACCAAAATAGCGCTGAGTGGCAGGCATTTATCAATGCACTTACCACTAATCTAACCGCTTTCTTTCGTGAAGCTCACCATTTTCCCATCCTTGCCGACCATGCACGTAAACGTCAGGGAGGGTACAGCATTTGGTGCGCTGCCGCTTCTACCGGTGAAGAACCTTATTCTTTGGCCATGACGTTGGCTGAAGTATATGGAGATCGTGCATCTAATTGCCAAATCACAGCAACAGATATTGATACCCAGGTTTTGGAAAAAGCATCAGCAGGGGTTTACAGACAAGAAGATCTGCGTTCCCTTTCTCCACAGCAAATGCAGCGTTTCTTTTTACGAGGAACCGGGCCGCATAGTGGACTAGTGCGTGTTCGACCAGAATTAGCTAGTATGATTCATTTTCAGCAAGTGAATTTACTCGCGCCAGAGTGGTCTTTACCCGCACCTTTTGATGCTATTTTCTGTCGCAACGTAATGATTTATTTTGATAAAGAAACACAAGAACGTATTTTACGTCGTTTTGTTCCGCTGCTAAAACCGGGCGGTTTATTATTTGCCGGGCACTCAGAGAACTTCAGTCAGATCAGTCGGGAATTTTACCTGCGCGGACAGACTGTATACGGGCTGGCTAAGGAAAGATAA
- a CDS encoding flagella synthesis protein FlgN, with product MEKLVKLLNQILLALRDLEAVLADEQLLLCAGRIDGTALQVVTDKKNALLSSLAQLDKIRLQGERVLRVQSPYEDNTALAEVWQQVAVLGEKLRDKNRHNGMLLSYHLDHNEKALALLKDKHAQTVYGADGQPRTSSISGRRISI from the coding sequence ATGGAAAAACTTGTAAAGCTTCTGAACCAAATTCTGCTGGCCTTGCGTGATCTAGAGGCGGTTTTAGCGGATGAGCAGTTATTGCTTTGTGCTGGCAGAATTGATGGGACTGCACTACAAGTCGTCACCGATAAAAAAAATGCCTTACTTTCTTCTTTAGCCCAATTGGACAAAATTCGGCTTCAGGGCGAAAGAGTGCTGAGAGTCCAGTCACCTTATGAAGACAATACAGCCCTCGCAGAGGTGTGGCAGCAAGTTGCCGTTTTAGGCGAAAAGTTACGCGATAAAAACCGTCATAACGGTATGCTACTTAGCTATCATCTCGACCATAACGAAAAAGCACTGGCTCTACTGAAAGATAAACATGCTCAAACCGTTTATGGTGCAGACGGACAACCGCGTACCAGCAGTATCTCTGGACGAAGGATTAGCATCTAA
- a CDS encoding protein-glutamate methylesterase/protein-glutamine glutaminase, which produces MSKIKVLCVDDSALMRQIMTEIINSHPDMEVVATAPDPLVARDLIKKFNPQVLTLDVEMPRMDGLDFLEKLMRLRPMPVVMVSSLTGKGSEITLRALELGAIDFVTKPQLGIREGMLAYSELIAEKIRMAAKARLPQRSASPAPTILIPSTPLLSSEKLIAIGASTGGTEAIRHVLQPLPPTSPALLITQHMPPGFTKSFAERLNKLCQITVKEAEDGERVLPGHAYIAPGARHLELSRSGANYQVKLHDGQPVNRHRPSVDVLFHSVAQYAGRNAVGVILTGMGNDGAAGMLELHKAGAYTIAQNEASCVVFGMPREAIALGGVDEVVDLHQVSQRMLAQVSAGQALRI; this is translated from the coding sequence ATGAGCAAAATAAAAGTATTATGTGTTGATGATTCCGCATTAATGCGCCAGATCATGACTGAAATCATTAACAGCCATCCTGACATGGAGGTGGTGGCAACTGCGCCTGATCCTTTAGTGGCCCGAGATTTAATCAAGAAATTTAATCCGCAGGTGTTGACGCTAGATGTGGAAATGCCGCGTATGGACGGGTTAGATTTTCTTGAAAAGCTTATGCGTTTGCGTCCAATGCCGGTTGTTATGGTGTCATCGTTGACGGGGAAAGGGTCTGAAATTACCCTGCGAGCTCTTGAGTTGGGGGCAATCGACTTTGTTACGAAGCCGCAGCTAGGCATCCGTGAAGGGATGTTGGCGTACAGTGAGCTGATTGCAGAAAAAATTCGTATGGCAGCTAAAGCCCGCCTGCCGCAGCGTAGCGCGTCGCCAGCACCTACCATATTGATCCCCAGTACGCCTTTACTGAGTAGTGAAAAATTGATTGCGATTGGCGCATCAACGGGTGGTACAGAGGCTATCAGGCATGTTTTGCAACCTTTACCGCCAACCAGTCCTGCTCTTTTGATTACTCAACACATGCCGCCGGGTTTTACGAAGTCTTTCGCAGAGCGTCTTAATAAGCTATGCCAGATCACAGTGAAAGAAGCGGAAGATGGTGAGCGTGTTCTGCCTGGTCACGCCTATATTGCGCCTGGCGCTCGCCATTTGGAGCTCTCGCGTAGCGGTGCAAACTATCAGGTAAAACTGCATGATGGTCAGCCGGTTAATCGTCATCGTCCTTCTGTTGACGTACTGTTCCACTCTGTTGCACAGTACGCCGGACGAAATGCAGTGGGAGTTATCTTAACTGGCATGGGAAATGACGGGGCCGCAGGAATGCTGGAGCTTCATAAAGCGGGGGCTTATACCATCGCGCAAAATGAAGCCAGTTGTGTCGTATTCGGTATGCCTCGAGAAGCTATTGCACTCGGTGGTGTCGATGAGGTGGTGGACTTGCACCAGGTGAGTCAGCGAATGCTGGCACAAGTTTCTGCCGGACAGGCATTACGTATATAG
- a CDS encoding flagellar protein FlhE, with product MKISAIRWIGVGGALCGLLIGNVYAQQGGWSASVTGPSFGYRGAQLSSSALLPPTSLQVPADGTVTSVHWRYQLAQAAPIDLDVQLCAANRCTRLDSGSGQTYALQGIPANSTFQMVFSVPGSGRMATPVEVLTSEISVNYR from the coding sequence ATGAAGATCTCAGCTATCCGGTGGATAGGTGTTGGGGGCGCACTATGTGGCCTCCTTATCGGTAATGTGTATGCGCAGCAAGGAGGATGGAGTGCCAGTGTTACTGGTCCATCCTTTGGCTATAGAGGGGCGCAGTTGTCATCGTCTGCTCTTTTGCCTCCAACCAGCTTGCAAGTGCCTGCCGACGGCACGGTGACGTCTGTCCATTGGCGATATCAATTGGCGCAGGCTGCACCGATAGATCTCGACGTACAGCTCTGTGCAGCTAATCGCTGTACTCGCTTGGATAGTGGCAGTGGACAAACGTATGCTCTACAAGGTATTCCTGCAAACAGTACGTTTCAGATGGTCTTTTCTGTCCCGGGAAGTGGGAGAATGGCGACGCCTGTAGAGGTGCTCACGAGTGAGATATCTGTAAATTATCGCTGA
- the cheW gene encoding chemotaxis protein CheW, producing the protein MTGLANVTKLAGETVGQEFLIFTLGDEEYGVDILKVQEIRGYDQVTRIANTPSFIKGVTNLRGVIVPIVDLRIKFMQQEVDYDDNTVVIVLNLGQRVVGIVVDGVSDVLSLTADQIRPAPEFAVTLSTEYLTGLGSLGERMLILVDIEKLLSSEEMALVDSVMKV; encoded by the coding sequence ATGACTGGACTTGCGAATGTGACAAAGCTAGCAGGCGAGACAGTAGGGCAAGAATTTTTGATTTTTACGCTGGGTGATGAAGAATATGGCGTAGATATTTTAAAGGTTCAGGAAATTCGCGGCTATGATCAGGTTACGCGAATTGCTAATACACCTTCTTTCATCAAAGGTGTGACTAACCTCCGTGGCGTTATCGTTCCTATTGTGGATTTGCGTATCAAGTTCATGCAGCAGGAAGTTGATTATGACGATAACACGGTAGTGATTGTCTTGAATTTAGGGCAGCGCGTTGTTGGTATTGTGGTTGATGGCGTATCAGATGTGCTGTCTCTTACCGCAGATCAAATTCGTCCTGCACCTGAGTTTGCGGTTACGCTGTCAACTGAATATCTAACCGGCTTGGGTTCACTTGGTGAGAGGATGTTAATCCTCGTCGATATCGAGAAACTACTCAGTAGTGAAGAAATGGCGTTAGTAGACAGCGTCATGAAAGTCTGA
- the flgM gene encoding flagellar biosynthesis anti-sigma factor FlgM, whose translation MSIDRTQSIKPVSQVQSRDSGDGVKIKRKDDIEQQSGVTGTQVKLSDAQSKLMQPSSQDIDMQRVETLKQAIRDGSLKMNVGKIADAIIKNAQDLIAGD comes from the coding sequence ATGAGTATTGATCGGACACAGTCAATCAAACCCGTCAGCCAAGTCCAAAGCCGGGACAGCGGTGATGGAGTAAAAATCAAGCGTAAAGATGACATCGAGCAGCAAAGCGGTGTTACCGGTACTCAGGTGAAACTGAGTGATGCACAATCAAAACTGATGCAACCATCCTCTCAGGATATCGACATGCAACGCGTTGAAACCCTGAAACAGGCTATTCGTGACGGCTCGTTAAAGATGAATGTTGGTAAAATTGCTGACGCCATCATTAAGAATGCACAGGACTTAATCGCAGGCGACTAA
- the cheY gene encoding chemotaxis response regulator CheY, with translation MADKELRFLVVDDFSTMRRIVRNLLKELGFNNVEEAEDGSDALNKLRSGSFDFVISDWNMPNMDGLELLQAIRADGALSKLPVLMVTAEAKKENIIAAAQAGASGYVVKPFTAATLEEKLSKIFEKLGM, from the coding sequence ATGGCTGATAAAGAACTCAGATTTTTAGTAGTGGATGATTTTTCGACAATGCGTCGCATTGTCCGAAATCTACTAAAAGAACTGGGCTTCAACAATGTGGAAGAAGCGGAAGATGGCTCTGATGCTCTGAACAAGCTTCGTTCAGGCAGTTTCGATTTCGTCATTTCTGACTGGAACATGCCTAATATGGACGGACTGGAACTGTTGCAGGCTATTCGCGCCGATGGCGCGCTTTCCAAACTCCCAGTGCTGATGGTAACCGCTGAAGCAAAGAAAGAGAATATTATTGCTGCAGCACAGGCTGGTGCCAGTGGTTATGTTGTTAAACCATTTACTGCCGCGACGCTTGAAGAAAAACTGAGTAAGATTTTCGAAAAGCTTGGTATGTAA